TCCAGCTCGGAAGACCCCGATACGACCAGGTAAGTCCTGCCTACCCACCGGTAAACACGCGTAAACAACATTTTGTTTAGAGgcattcagagaaaaaaaacagccccATCCTCCGTGCTGCTGCCGCTCCACTCCAGCTGATCCGGATGCGCATACTCTCAGGCGAAAGTTGTCGTTGATCCGCGGCTTGATCCTTTGTCTATAAACGGTATTCTCTCCTCATAGTGAACTTTGGGGTGTGTTTGAACGCGTTGTgagttttattctttatttgggtCGCTGTTGACTCTGACAGATTTCTCACTCTCACTGCTCCGGGGTGTGAAGGTCTGCAGATAAAACGCAGACAGGCCGATCTTTTGCGTGGGTTTCCTCACTTTATTGCGCAATAATGGAACTGGTTTGTTTTGATAGCAGCAATTTGAACTTTCTAATGAAATATTGCGCATCATTTTGCACATGAACCCAGTGCGAATCACACTTTTAAAACATgccagatttatttttttgcctgcTTCCTGCAGACTTGTCCGACCTGTGATCGAGATTAATGGGCTGTCCATGTCTCTATCTGGAGCTCATTACTCAATTTTCCATCCTCAGAAATGAATTTGCATTGGTCATTCGTGAGAGATAATGCGACCTTCACAGTGTTGACACATGAACTGAAGAAGCTGCTCAGTGCAGGAGTCACAGTTTAAGACGTTTCAGTTAACATTTTCTGCAGGTAAATATTTACCACAGGAAGTATAAAGTCCATATGCAAGCTGTATAAATAAGTCAACCAATATCAtctgctgttattattattaagatgCAAAGGCACTTGGAAAAACAATGGGAAATTCAAATGAACACTTTAACTGGAGCGTGTCTGTTGGGCGACGGTGCTGGGGTCAAGGATAGATGTCAAAGTCAATTTCTTGTTAGAAATTCAAGGATACAACTACAAGAGAGGCAAACAAATACCAATTGGTAACTGAAATAACTCAACGCAGATGCAAAGACGTACAGAGCATCTCAAATACATGCAAAAGGGCCGGAAAAGCGTGAGAAACAACTTTTAAGAGAGAAAACTTTTCTAAAAGAAACAAGAGAAACTACTAAGTGTTTACAAAGAGATAGAAAACAgcctttaagaaaaaaaaagtatgaaaaattaGATGTAAACCGTCCGACTGAGCTACAAAATGTAAGGCACGCTTAGAATAATGTCCAAAGAATGACGTAAAGACATAAAACAGCACAGAGATTTAAAATGGAAACATGTTAGGATGTGAAATTATCGCAAAGCCGCCAAAGAAAAACCATTAAAGGTAAAAAGAAGGTCACAAACCAATCAACAAGACAAAGGCAATGACCCCAGCATTATTTTCATGCACTGTAAAATCTAACcctcttttgtctttcattctgaAGCCAGAGGAAATGTGTTGATCAAGGTGCTGTAATACTTTCAGCTCCTTATGCTAAGGCAGTTAAAATTAGGCCAGTCCTTGAATCAGCGTGAATCTTTCTCGGTTTGTCGGTGCATTCTGCCGTGCTCGCTCGCTTCTAGCCCCCTTGTGTACTCTCCAGGGAGCTGAGACTCATGCATAATTAAAGAAGGCTCCTCACATGGATCCTTGCTATACTCCACCATTTATGAAGCAGCACTGCAGCACATATGGCCCCGTCAGATGAAGagatgtgatggaggaacagTGATGTGGCAGATCTAGAGAAACAGCACAGAACTATAATATTTATCTCCTGTCTTTAGGAGGAATGAAAGCTGTCATTTCAATTAGGACTTAGTACTGAACAGATAATTAATGGTGAGGACTCTGttcctttgtttttcctctgtgcTTCCTGCCTTTCATAACTGATAAACATCTACGAGGGAATCCGACTGAAGCTGCCATGTTTTCATCCATCTGGTTTGCCAAAGAGATTCTTGGCATTAACTCTACCACTGGGGACATTTCAGACCGTTGGCACGCATACTTAGCAATTAGCATGCTGATGGTAATGTGGAAGAACAGAGCAGTGAACAGGATGCTTGACCGACACTTTTAGTCCTCTCATGCCAGATAGAAGCTGTTTGGGAAAACTTCTAGTTCTGTTATTCAGTCACTTTGGTAAAAGCTTATCTCACCCATTTGGATGCTTTTAATTATTACCTCTGTGTTGGAGGTTGTTTTCAGTTCCATAGATTTAGATTTCTATggaatttcaaaaaaaaaacatgactgaaTGGCATCATCTCAGTGACAGTGTCATGTCTTTTATGTGAAGCTATGTTATGTTAAgttaatgttttttgtgtgtatttttttgaattCATGACTACAGTATTTCTAGAGGTCCTCTCCTCTGTGTTCCTGTCTGTACGCCATCTTTTCTAGAGTTCGTTCCTCGGTCGTCTGAGACACTTCATAGACATCATCGACCCCAGCACGCTTTTTGTGTCAGAGGTAAAACACTTTGAATGGCTTTCACacctattattattacaaagtGAGTGATCACATTTTATTCAGGAAAAGTTCTAATGCAGGTGTAAAGTTTTgcacccaaaacaatgtaaatatttatttatattattttgggTGCATTTGATTTGTAATTTAAGGGGTGCTGTTTTTATTCACGCATTTTAGGAGCGGGATTCTCTGAGGCCGAATAGTAAATGCAAGACAAATGCACTAAAAACTTTATTGTCCACTTGACGCTGAAGTGAATCCCAATTATTAAAATGCTCaactttacagaaaaaaacaatgcatGTATGCTTGGAATTTCCTGTTCATGACAAATGGACCAGGAAAGTTTTGTTTGTTACTAACATACAGTAGATGCTGTACATAATTATGACTTGTAATTATGTGTAATTAAAGGAGTGGCCGCTTTATGTCACCTCAGACTTTGCTTAAATTCATTCAGTCTGCTTCTGCTTCATCCTTGCTCCACTACTATGGAGAAATCATATGTGTATTTTGTAATAGGTTTCTTTGAAGTGCTGTTGTACAGCCTTACTCCAATTATGTCCCTTTTGAAACATTTCTTATGTATGTAGAAAAAGTTGACAGGTTGCATCAAACTTCTCGATGACTATAAACGTGGAATGCTTCCCTCTGGAATCTCTGATCATCAGGTTTGTCATTTAATTAATGTTAGTTTGATGCATGCctaaaaaataactaaatacaTCTgataattaatttgcatttttttgggTATAATTGCACTGCTTAACCTGTACAGCTGTGGGAAGCCCAGAAGGTCAAGCAGGTAAGTGCCACACCCATCATGAGTCATTCAGGCTACATGCACCTCCAACCATTCAGGCTTTTGGCCTCCTGACAGCATGAGTATGACATCATACTCTCTGCACACAGGCCATCATTCATCCTGACACAGGAGAGAAGATCTTCATGCCATTTCGAATGTCAGGTACGACCTCAGATGAAGATCTTTCCCACGAAATGTTCCTCCATTGTGCGCCAGCGTTTTTACGCTGAAAATCATTTTTTCGCTTGCACAGGTTATGTACCATTTGGAACACCGATTGTAAGTTCCTCATCTGATTCATACATTTTAATCATGCGGTGTAAAAGAACATAACTTGGCTATGCATCTATTCACTTATAGTAATATTTGGGCATAGATGAAATGAGACTTTGGACTtattttgacagaaaataaGCTGTTATTCCCTGGACTCATTTAGGTCATTGGGCTTCTTCTTCCAAATCAAACTGTGCTGTCTACCATTATATGGCAGGTACTGTGAATACCCAACATACTccaactaactgactaactgtAAAACCATTGCGTTTATTGTACATTTTGAACATCTGGTAAGCAAAGTATCTATCTCCTTTCcctgtcttctcttttttttaaaattactttggACCACGTAATCCACTCCATTTTACTCATCTCTCATTTCCTCATTCCCTCCATACTCTTTCATTTGCTTATTTTTGTAATCCTCTCATCCCTCCATTCTTTATTTCAATCTTTCCCACAGTGGCTGAACCAGAGTCACAATGCCTGTGTGAACTACGCCAACCGTAATGCCACTAAGGTagagatgtttttttctctcttgttaataactgttgatATCTCTGCGTTGAGCGTGGAGCCGCTTTCTAAGCCAAACATGACTCCATTGTTCAACACTACATGGGCTGATCTTattgtctctcacaaggctaGGAATGAGTCACACGACTGAACCGGAGCTAACTTGTTAGCCAAATGccagctgacttcaacagtttgtgaggaactttcattGTGTAGCTCTGAACCAGGTCGTGACCACACAcagctaccgtagcctgaacgaagTCCCCCTCTGGGatgacaatcaaatatgactcaggatagaTCAATTTACTCAATCATTCAATGTGTTTCATCACAAATTGAACTGTTACAAATCTGAGTGTATCGGCtgtggattttaatttttttaaatatatctattgatgcaggaagcgtttgttttccagattctaggatttgttctggttagggaggaccacgtcatgtatgtagagacctgaaaaaatgtgtttttcataatgggTACCCTTTAAAAATATTGGTTTTGGTTTATTGGTTTTGGTTTGCTTTACAATTTtgcttgatatttttatttttttattactattaaaaACATTATGGATTGTACAGCTCTTATCCAAGCTTTAAGATTTCTAATCAAAAATCACTTCCCTTTGTAGAGTTCATAGCAGTCTCACATTAAACCACTTGAAGAAGTGAAACAATTTCCCTTTTGTTTACTTTCAGCCTACGCCAACATCCAAGTTTCTTCAAGGATATGTCGGTGCTGTGACCAGCGCCGTTTCTATCGCAGTGAGTGTGTTCCTCCAGGAATGTTCCAGCAATATTTCAATATCAAATTTGATTAGAAAATCTTGTTTCAGGCCACAGTAAATAAAGGATCACACCACTATATCATACCATAAAAGAAATGTACTTTCCTTTTGTTACATTACTTTCTTTAATAGGTTGGACTGAATGTGCTGATTCAAAAGGCCAACAAGCTGAGTCCTGCCACCAGAATGATAATACAGAGATTTGTTCCCTTCCCTGCTGTAGGTGGGTTTTTAAATGAACCTTGGTGTCACTTTGAGCTGACGGTAATTATGTCCTGCTGGTATTTGGACATCCTGCGTTGAAACGCAGTTGAATCTGCCCTTCTCTCTTTATCCTCAGCCTGTGCAAACATCTGCAATGTGGGCCTGATGAGGCACAATGAGCTGTCTGAAGGGGTTGATGTACTGGACAACAATGGTAACGTGGTGGGATCCTCCAAAATTGCTGCAAGGCATGTGAGTGGAGTTTGTGCACACTCAGCCTAGGCTAcgtattttactattttttatATATCTTGCAGTTTTTGAGTGATTTGCAATTTTTACTTTGGCTATTAATGTACGATATACTGCTTCTGTCACTCGGCAACCATCTGAATTCACCAAACACAAAACTATTTTCGACCCATTTGGACCTGAAATGAAGCGTGTGCACAATGTTCTCATGTCTTCCCCAGGCAATCATGGAGACCGCCTTCACACGTGTGGTCCTCCCGATGCCGATCTTTGTTCTGCCCCCCATCATCATGTCCTACCTCGAGAGGTTTGTACATGAATATCTAGTTTACGTTTAGATAAATAACTAAGACtgcaaggaatttttttttttccatttaaatgttTCGTCTATCAGtctgtaaaatgtgtttgtcttgttttgtcctAGCAGCTGTTCAAATCACATATTTGTTCATTTGCCAAGACAGGATGGACAAAGAGTAGAGAAACTAGAAAGATAAGAGTTTACCCCTGAGCAAAGCTCTCAATGCTAATCGCTGAAGACGAGCTGCTCTGTGTCTGTGGGACTAGAAAGAGAGGCAGCGAATTCTGGCATTGAAATTTCAAATTTATATGTATTACTGTgtttttcttagttttttttaataacacattTCTTTTCACACTGGCTTTTTTTATAATAACTGAAATAGAGCTTGTTGGATGCTAGGACTCCTGCCACCTCAGCATAATATCCATCAACAGCTAATTTTAGTCAGGTCGGTTTTTCTGTGAATCAAAAACAGGCTCAACACCTGCAGTCTGACAGTTTCCTGTGATGTAGCTGAGGTTGTGTCCTGGATATTTGCTCATCAGCATTAAACTTTGGGGCGGATGCAGATCAGCATTCAAATCACACACGTAAAGCCATCCTGTCAATCCAGTCCTCTCATACACTGACAGGCAGCTGACACCTGTATGTATGGAAAACCAGTGAGTGATTTAAAAGGAAATTATCAAACTTATCAAAAATAGTTTTGGTAAtcatatgaatgaatatttgacCCCATATAAATGCGCAttttgttattaatttatttgaaaggtAAGGCCAACCTTATCTTCAGTTTGACTTTGAGCATGGGTAATTATCTGCAGCCAGCATGCTGCAGCCTGAGATGGTTAGGATGTTTGCATTAAGTGGGAAGCCAAGTCACAACCAGACAGAATgtcaaacatgtaaaaattgAGAGTGTAATAATATAGCCTGTGTTTATGGACAGAATGAAAATCCCTGTTTCTATAGTGactttaaataaaagctgatatCTAGACTGACTCATTAAACCCAGAGCTGGAACTTTCACACAGACAGTTTCTCACTCCCACCAATTATGGAAAATAGCTCCCCAAAATGaacacgctttttttttttctacagatcCAAAAATAACTTGCCGTCATCAGCTGGCATTGATCCACACAGGAGgctcatattttctttaatcactATCTTCTGCAGGCTTAGATTTTTGCAGAGCAACCGCAGATTGATGTTACCCATTCACAGCTTTGTGTGTCTGGTGACctttggcctctccctgcctgTGGCGATCAGTCTGTTTCCACAGATGTCTCAGGTATGGCAAACCCTCGGTTCAactgcttcttctgctgcttcaaGGTCAGGTGACTATAGGAGCAGCTGGGGAGATGTTCAGATTATTCATGCACTACTTGAAATGCATAACCCCGGTCCATTGACCTCTTATTCCAGATGTCTCTGTGCAGCTAATTAAAAAGTCAAAGGGATTTTTCAAGGCTCAAAGATGTAAAGCAAAAAATTTCACATCAGTTTTtgccctttttttgtttttttcttgtagatTGAGGCGTCTCGCCTGGAGCCAGagattgccatggcaacagattGCAAGATAGTGACCTACAACAAGGGTTTATGATGGATGGTCATGGTGTGGAAGAGAAGCACAGACGTGGCATTCTGCATTGCTATTGTAGGATTCCACCTTCATAGCAGAGCCGGTAGATCAAGTACTAACCcagggtttttattttacagttctgAACAATTGTTGTTCTGAGTTTCTACATTTTTGGTCTTCGTACAGCTTTCAAGTGCAAGGAAGAAATATATCTATGTGTGgaaaattttatatttacttcTGAAATCAGGTTTATATTCATGAAATCAATTAATATATCATATAATGTTCTCCTGACATAGGCTATGACATGTTGCCCACTTGAATATTGCTGCATTTTACCCAATAGAAAGTTATGACTTCAGTTAAAACCTGCAATAACTGACTTTCTGTCCACTTTGGGGCTGTGAAGCCAACTTTGATGAATTATCACCTTTTGATGTGGGtaaactttatttacattttattggttttcaCCAGCTGATATGAAAATAACTCTTAAGGTGCTAAatgatgttaatgttaatgctaatgctactaATAATTTTCCCTGCAGTTTGTTTTAAGAAGGCATACAGTGTTTTTGTAAAGCCTTTTCTATTAACCTGGCTGGCTGGTTGGCTAAAACCTGTTtcagtactgtatttatttattttgttggttGAGGTTTTAAGTAGCCTGATGTTGAAATGTTTGGTGTTAAacaggaaagaaacacaaagattgGGAcctcaaaaagacaaaacaaaaacactttttaaatttttttttgcttttctctccTTTTAATTATCACTATCCCTCAGATATGGCAGGCAACACCTCACAGCAAGGATGATGATCACAGCCACCTTGTCTGCAGAAAAATTTAGTTACTTCTGGATTGGGAAACACTGAACAATGTTGAATCTCTGTTTGATCCGGATTGATCAATTTTCTtgcaaatgaaatgcaaatgtttCAATACATGAAACACTCAAATATAATCAGTTGAATTATGGAATTTCACAGTGTTGACCAAATTATTAACAAGCAGATTTTACAGTTagctttctcattttttttcctgcagcaaACTGGACAAACTTGACAGGAATTTTATAAACTTAAGGGAACTGTTGAAATGAAATTACTCAACTTTCTTTTCTGTATTGGAGTCTTCTTGATATGTATATGCCAGTTATTATGGCTTATATACGAAATGAAGGTAGACCTGGGGGGAAGACTGCAATTCCCCCAAGTTGTTCAGACAACCCTGAGGCCAGATGTGGTAATACCAGGATCTCTTGCATGACTGCAGGGAGAAAGTGGCAGGCATGGCTTTTCCCAGTGGAGGTCGGATGTAGAGAATTCCTACCCAGTCAGTGTGGAGGATGCTCACATCCATTGGAATAAcaaggagggagaaaaagacAGCAGCTCGCAGGATGGGGGAGGCAGCAGAGAGAGCCTCTTGCTAGTTATGGAAAAGGAGACAGGAGCTTAGCTGGAAGctaggaggaggagatgggcaGTGGTTTGGCCACCACTGCCGGCCCACCAATGGGAGGGTGTCATGGTTCGGGGTCAAAACACCCGATGATCTTGGTAACCACCTGATGACATCAACTCCTCCTAGCCAAGTGAATGAAGGAGAAGCATCTTTGGATGTAATTATAACCATTACAGTTGATGTAATAGTCAGGTTACTATCTATTGTGTTAGTAGTCAGGTCATTTTAATCTATATACTGTAGCTCCAAATCACAACACAAGATATATTAGGGCACTTTACAAGAAGAACAAGTCTAGATCGGCTCTTTGCTCTATAAAGACCCAACATTCCTCTATGAACAAGAACATGGAGGCAGCGGTGAtgcaaaactacattttaacAGACAAAAACCTTGAACAGATCCAAGACACAAGGTGTGTTGCCCTTTACTCTGACTGGTTgaagggagacagacagagtgTGATGGGGAGTCAGACTGTTAGACAGGGGCAGATGGGGAGACAGAGTGAGGCAGTGAGGAACAACAAAGCTGATATTTCCAACAAGACTGGGTAAGACTGGAAGAAGACACCTGAAGGCTCTGGCTTTGGCTTATTATGATGAAATAGTgatgagaaaaaatgttttactcaaAGCAATAAGtctcaaataaattttatgaaGCACATATATTCATTATAGTAATAAAATACTTGTGAGGAGAAACACAAGACTGGGATATTATCAAACAGTGTTGCTAATTTGTGCATACTGTACAGTAGATGTAGATGTGctgtatattattttaatcactGTTAAAGTAGTCATTGACAGTTAAACAGGAATTTCCTCTGATAATGTGAAGCAACATGCATAATTCTGTCTACATTTGTTTTCTATAGTCTGATGCTATACTTGTGGTCCTATCCTAGCTTGTAGGGAGGCTATTTCAATCTATTACTGTTTCATAAACCACTGTATTTCTAATGAATTGCTTCCTTTGTATAATATGAAAGtataacatatatattataCTACTTACGATGAACTAGTATTTTGTAATAATTTGTAGAATAATTTGTAATAAGGCTACTTCTACtgaatataaaacatttgtcaaacaatgttaaacatttatattatctagaattatataataaataccTTTGCTCCAGTTACTGTTGTGAGGATTTTATTTCTGGACACATTATACCCATTTACAATACGCATCTTATAATGCAATTTTGcaggttaaaatatttttcctctACATTGGAGCTGTTAAAATAATCCATttactgtttacatttttacatcctTTGCTTTTATTTGGTGTATAGATTGGCTCTAAACTGTTCATCATGCCTGTTTTATTGCCCATCACATTCATATAAAACCACTTCCTAATGTACTGTACTGCTAAATTATATCTCCAGCTATTTTGATAATGGATTGACCTGTTAAATAGTTTTGCACATTTGGGTTCATAAAGTTTGATGgacatttttcaattttctgGATTTTTATGGCTCAAACAATTGATCACTttagaaaataatgaatgaagaaGATACTTTTCTTGCAACAATGGTGTTATCTTTTCTCCTATTTTAAAGTGAAGGCAAAAAAGAATAAccgaaaattttttttgtatattcttTGGATTTATCCCTGACattgttgacatttttatattaaatttattttccctACGATCATTCCTGACAGTGCCGGCATTTTTAAATACCTTTCGGATGTGCGACAGTTCCGAATGACGGGACTGAATTAAGGTCTCATTTCATGCGTCCACTAGGGGGCACTGTTGAACATCTAATAGTCAAGATACAGTGTACGTCAATATGATATACTGTAATCATATATTACATGATATTTAATTCGGAACGTCGATCAAAATCACTGTAACCATCATACTGTTATGTGGATTTGGTCCAATTTGAAATTCCGAAATCTTACAGATCACACCATGGATTGTGGATATGTAACAACCCTTAGTTTCTTTGAAATTGGCACATATGTCCACACCTTCCAAATCATCAATAAACCATTCATAAGTTGTCATCCTGAAAATCGTTCTGGCCATGTCTAACTGGGTCTGTCGGGGTCCAAACAGCTGTATTACAACAACCGACCACTGGGGGGCGCCGCAGTCTCTACCCAGAGATAACACATCGGCGTCAGGGTTGAAAGGGTAAAGGTTGTGGGAAACATGGCTGCTCCCCTGCCTGACATGTTTTCGTTCTGCGTGGATCCTGGCACAGTTGCTGCCAGCGTGGATGTCCGATTTATAAACAATATTAAGGTAAGATCATTTAGAGTTTTTAGTGTGCGTCCAAGGAAAGGGTTGCTCTCAGAAAGTACTGAACGAGCCGGACTGGAGTATGAATGAATTTGCGAATAGGTGATCAGACATCagaaaatcagaatcagaaaagttACTGGGAATGTTTCTTGGCGTGTTCTATTGCCTTTTACCTGAAACGAAGAGACAACATCTGAAAACAGGATCAAACATCAGGCTTCGACGCGGATGGAAGAAGTAGTTTCTTTGCTAGCAGTTGACATTAGCATCATATCACTACCGGGCTGATCTGGGAACAgtgacaggagaggagaggaggcaaAAAGCAGCTCTGTGTTTAATTCAAACATGATCCAGTGATGCATGTCACCGAAAATACATCAGGAGCGGGATGCCACGTTATTACTCTCAGTGCTGTTGTTTTGGATGATGGTAAATACTTCATCATCTGTGCCTGCATTTCAGAGACAGAGCTGTAATCTTATGAGGATCAAAGGCAAATTAAATGAACAGCACAGTGTAGTCTGGAGGCATCGCTAAGTGCAGCCGAGTTTCTGACTCATCTGCTTTGACTGTTTTATTAAATGCactttaaatcatattttagtttgtatGTTTCCTCTGTGGTGCACTAgccacacacactgaaaagGTTTAGAGATTATTCTCTGTAGTATTTTAAATCAAGACTCACTACAGTGTAATTCTGGATAAGGGTGAATATTGCAGTTCACTCGACGGTAATGGTTTGCTGTTCACATTTCAGGGCAAAGGTCTGTTTGCTAAAAGGAGCATCAAGAAGGGAGAAACCATTTTTATGGAGCGACCTCTGGTCTCTGCTCAGTTCCTGTGGAATTCTTTGTATAAATATAAAGGTGAGATATCAAGTGCACTTAAACAAACTGCAAGTGATGCACAGCTTATATGGACAGCTGCATTTTGTACTTGTTAGTCCTACttattaaataaagattttttttttcgctATTTTTTTTGAATGGTGAAAACTTGGTCTGATATAATCCCTCTGCTCTTCTGTGTTGTTGCATAGCATGCGAGTACTGCTTACGTGCTCTGGAGACGGCAGAGGAAAATGCGAGGAGACTCAGTGGCATCCCTGACCTCAGCCTTCCTCACCCTGAGCTTTGCCGTGTTCGACCGGAGCGGCACCAAGCCTGCCCCCAGTGCCAAGTTAGTCCAGTCACACGAGTTCAATCACAGCTCCAGACCCTGATTTTACTGCTGTCCTTGGAATATGGTTGGTTGATAtaatgtgtttgtcttcagGTAATGTACTGTAGCAGCGACTGTCGACAAACTGCAGCAGACCTGTATC
The Antennarius striatus isolate MH-2024 chromosome 10, ASM4005453v1, whole genome shotgun sequence genome window above contains:
- the sfxn5b gene encoding sideroflexin-5b isoform X4, whose amino-acid sequence is MLPSGISDHQLWEAQKVKQAIIHPDTGEKIFMPFRMSGYVPFGTPIVIGLLLPNQTVLSTIIWQWLNQSHNACVNYANRNATKPTPTSKFLQGYVGAVTSAVSIAVGLNVLIQKANKLSPATRMIIQRFVPFPAVACANICNVGLMRHNELSEGVDVLDNNGNVVGSSKIAARHAIMETAFTRVVLPMPIFVLPPIIMSYLERLRFLQSNRRLMLPIHSFVCLVTFGLSLPVAISLFPQMSQIEASRLEPEIAMATDCKIVTYNKGL
- the sfxn5b gene encoding sideroflexin-5b isoform X1, which encodes MAESGSYPAFQLGRPRYDQSSFLGRLRHFIDIIDPSTLFVSEKKLTGCIKLLDDYKRGMLPSGISDHQLWEAQKVKQAIIHPDTGEKIFMPFRMSGYVPFGTPIVIGLLLPNQTVLSTIIWQWLNQSHNACVNYANRNATKPTPTSKFLQGYVGAVTSAVSIAVGLNVLIQKANKLSPATRMIIQRFVPFPAVACANICNVGLMRHNELSEGVDVLDNNGNVVGSSKIAARHAIMETAFTRVVLPMPIFVLPPIIMSYLERLRFLQSNRRLMLPIHSFVCLVTFGLSLPVAISLFPQMSQIEASRLEPEIAMATDCKIVTYNKGL
- the sfxn5b gene encoding sideroflexin-5b isoform X2, yielding MAESGSYPAFQLGRPRYDQSSFLGRLRHFIDIIDPSTLFVSEKKLTGCIKLLDDYKRGMLPSGISDHQLWEAQKVKQAIIHPDTGEKIFMPFRMSGYVPFGTPIVIGLLLPNQTVLSTIIWQWLNQSHNACVNYANRNATKPTPTSKFLQGYVGAVTSAVSIAVGLNVLIQKANKLSPATRMIIQRFVPFPAVACANICNVGLMRHNELSEGVDVLDNNGNVVGSSKIAARHAIMETAFTRVVLPMPIFVLPPIIMSYLERLRFLQSNRRLMLPIHSFVCLVTFGLSLPVAISLFPQMSQVWQTLGSTASSAASRSD
- the sfxn5b gene encoding sideroflexin-5b isoform X3, producing the protein MAESGSYPAFQLGRPRYDQSSFLGRLRHFIDIIDPSTLFVSEKKLTGCIKLLDDYKRGMLPSGISDHQLWEAQKVKQAIIHPDTGEKIFMPFRMSGYVPFGTPIVIGLLLPNQTVLSTIIWQWLNQSHNACVNYANRNATKPTPTSKFLQGYVGAVTSAVSIAVGLNVLIQKANKLSPATRMIIQRFVPFPAVACANICNVGLMRHNELSEGVDVLDNNGNVVGSSKIAARHAIMETAFTRVVLPMPIFVLPPIIMSYLERLRRLAWSQRLPWQQIAR